The following proteins are encoded in a genomic region of Impatiens glandulifera unplaced genomic scaffold, dImpGla2.1, whole genome shotgun sequence:
- the LOC124918389 gene encoding uncharacterized mitochondrial protein AtMg00810-like, whose translation WRSKGCQTFQKADNGEFEMSDLRLLSYYLGIEVDQFEGGVSIKQTTYAKKVLNQFGMLDCNSTKAPMEHRAQLYKDPEGQPIDATEYRRVIGCLRYLLHTRPDLSYAVGVVSRFMERPTEIHHKAVKQVLRYLQGTIHLDLVFQKGGGDEEIVGYSDSDLAGDLDDRKSTGAWRSTLTIVLFRGTLRNRKQWHYPHVKKSSWLQQRQRVKHFG comes from the coding sequence GTGGAGATCCAAAGGGTGTCAAACTTTTCAAAAAGCAGATAATggggagttcgagatgagtgatctcaGATTGCTTTCATACTACCTTGGAATCGAGGTAGATCAGTTCGAAGGAGGTGTATCGATCAAGCAGACAACATATGCCAAAAAGGTGCTGAACCAATTTGGAATGCTTGATTGTAACTCAACAAAGGCACCAATGGAGCATAGGGCTCAACTCTATAAGGATCCCGAAGGACAACCAATTGATGCAACTGAATATCGAAGAGTCATTGGTTGTCTGCGATATCTCCTTCATACAAGGCCAGATCTTTCTTATGCTGTTGGTGTTGTCAGTAGATTCATGGAGAGGCCAACTGAGATACATCACAAGGCAGTGAAGCAGGTGCTTCGATACCTTCAAGGCACTATACACTTAGATCTAGTGTTTCAAAAAGGAGGCGGTGACGAGGAAATAGTGGGTTACTCTGATAGTGATCTCGCAGGTGAcctagatgaccggaaaagtacGGGGGCATGGCGTTCTACATTAACGATAGTCTTGTTTCGTGGAACTCTCAGAAACAGAAAACAGTGGCATTATCCTCATGTGAAGAAGAGTTCATGGCTGCAGCAGCGGCAGCGTGTCAAGCACTTTGGTTGA